One Terriglobales bacterium genomic region harbors:
- a CDS encoding cytochrome c-type biogenesis protein CcmH translates to MKRLVHCLLLAAFCALLLGADFDKRFNDLGHKMMCKCGCNQVLLECNHVGCSYSERMRDELTTALQRGDSDDLVLQAFVQKYGATVLAAPTTTGFNRVAWIMPFAALGLGIFAVVYVVRLWKARQPATITSAAAAVELDEYRQRARQETEL, encoded by the coding sequence ATGAAACGCCTTGTTCACTGCCTCCTGCTCGCTGCCTTCTGCGCCCTGCTGCTCGGCGCTGACTTCGACAAGCGCTTTAACGACCTCGGCCACAAGATGATGTGCAAGTGCGGCTGCAACCAGGTCCTCCTCGAATGCAATCATGTGGGGTGTAGCTATTCGGAGCGGATGCGGGATGAGCTGACGACGGCGCTGCAGCGCGGCGACTCCGACGACCTGGTGCTGCAGGCGTTCGTGCAGAAATATGGGGCGACGGTGCTGGCGGCGCCCACCACCACCGGCTTCAACCGCGTGGCCTGGATCATGCCCTTCGCCGCGCTGGGCCTGGGCATCTTCGCGGTGGTGTACGTGGTGCGCCTGTGGAAGGCGCGGCAGCCCGCCACCATCACCTCCGCCGCAGCCGCGGTTGAGCTCGACGAGTACCGGCAGCGCGCCCGCCAGGAGACCGAGTTATGA
- a CDS encoding heme lyase CcmF/NrfE family subunit — translation MPAFGSYSLLLSLALSVYCFVVGALALLRPRTPRADRLGETARRAGMGIFLALSCAMLALIAACFQNDFSVAYIFHHSNRDLSPAYKFSVLWSGQEGSLLFWAWLLSAYGLVLRWRHKVDTRLVAYAGVIVAAVQVFFTLLINLAANPFAMMVGDLPADGNGLNPLLQYPEMVIHPPMLYLGYVGFTIPFAFALGALIMKYPGEKWIHITRRWTMVTWLFLSCGISLGAHWAYSVLGWGGYWGWDPVENASFMPWLTGTAFLHSVMMQEKRGMMKMWNMWLIFATFLLAVFGTFLTRSGVVSSVHAFAQSSIGPWFSTFLALIFATCMFFFVRNRKHLESENKLESLVSRESSFLFNNLVLLGACFAVLWGTLFPVLSEWVQGTKITVGPPFFNRVMTPITLFLLLLTAVGPLLAWRSTSWESVKRNFTIPAVLAIAVAVLLIALGWKPWQEMSQFYSMMAIALSVLVAATVGSEFLRGARVIAEKTGSNLLAAMVQLTRRNTRRYGGYIVHVGIVIMIIGFAGQAFNTDTEKELGQGDSMSIRGYTLVLDSYTQDDNPNYGSESAIVNVFQGGKKIDTLFPERRFFKASQQTATIVANRSTLKEDLYLVYAGKSETDRPILKAHVNPLVMWVWIGIWVLIAGTGIALVPNAAPLAVRQPSRAQAAAVEVGD, via the coding sequence ATGCCAGCTTTCGGTAGTTATTCCCTTCTCCTTTCGCTGGCGCTCAGCGTGTATTGCTTCGTGGTGGGCGCTCTCGCTCTTCTGCGCCCCCGAACGCCGCGCGCCGATCGCCTGGGCGAGACTGCGCGCCGCGCCGGCATGGGCATCTTCCTCGCCCTCTCCTGCGCCATGCTCGCCCTCATCGCCGCCTGCTTCCAGAACGATTTCTCGGTCGCCTACATCTTCCATCACAGCAACCGCGACCTCTCCCCGGCCTACAAGTTCAGCGTGCTGTGGTCCGGACAGGAAGGCTCGCTGCTGTTCTGGGCCTGGCTGCTCTCCGCTTACGGGCTGGTCCTGCGCTGGCGGCACAAGGTGGACACCCGGCTGGTGGCCTATGCCGGCGTGATCGTGGCCGCAGTGCAGGTCTTTTTTACCCTGCTCATCAACCTGGCCGCCAATCCCTTCGCCATGATGGTGGGCGACCTGCCCGCCGACGGCAACGGCCTGAATCCCCTGCTGCAGTATCCCGAGATGGTCATCCACCCGCCGATGCTTTATCTCGGCTACGTCGGCTTCACCATCCCCTTCGCCTTCGCCCTGGGCGCGCTGATCATGAAGTATCCCGGCGAGAAGTGGATCCACATCACCCGCCGCTGGACCATGGTCACGTGGCTGTTCCTGAGCTGCGGCATCTCGCTGGGCGCGCACTGGGCCTACTCCGTGCTGGGCTGGGGCGGCTATTGGGGATGGGACCCGGTGGAGAACGCCAGCTTCATGCCCTGGCTGACCGGCACCGCCTTCCTGCACTCGGTGATGATGCAGGAGAAGCGCGGCATGATGAAGATGTGGAACATGTGGCTCATCTTCGCCACCTTCTTATTGGCGGTCTTCGGCACCTTCCTGACCCGCTCCGGCGTGGTCAGCTCGGTGCATGCCTTCGCGCAATCGTCCATCGGACCGTGGTTCTCCACCTTCCTGGCGCTGATCTTCGCCACCTGCATGTTCTTCTTCGTGCGCAACCGCAAGCACCTCGAGAGCGAGAACAAGCTGGAATCGCTGGTCTCGCGCGAGTCCAGCTTCCTCTTTAATAACCTCGTTCTCCTGGGCGCTTGCTTCGCCGTGCTCTGGGGGACGCTCTTCCCCGTGCTCAGCGAGTGGGTGCAAGGGACGAAGATCACGGTCGGGCCGCCGTTCTTCAACCGGGTGATGACCCCCATCACCCTCTTCTTATTGCTGCTGACCGCGGTGGGGCCGCTGCTGGCGTGGCGCAGCACCTCGTGGGAAAGCGTGAAACGCAACTTCACCATCCCCGCGGTCTTAGCGATTGCGGTCGCGGTGCTGCTCATCGCGCTGGGCTGGAAGCCCTGGCAGGAGATGTCGCAGTTCTATTCCATGATGGCCATCGCGCTCTCGGTGCTGGTGGCGGCCACGGTGGGCTCGGAATTTCTGCGCGGCGCGCGCGTCATCGCGGAGAAGACCGGTTCGAACTTGCTGGCTGCCATGGTGCAGCTCACCCGCCGCAACACCCGCCGCTACGGTGGGTACATCGTGCACGTGGGCATCGTCATCATGATCATCGGCTTCGCCGGCCAGGCCTTCAACACCGACACCGAGAAGGAACTCGGCCAGGGCGACAGCATGAGCATCCGCGGCTACACCCTCGTCCTCGACAGCTACACCCAGGACGACAACCCGAACTACGGCAGCGAGTCGGCCATCGTCAACGTTTTCCAGGGCGGAAAGAAAATCGACACGCTGTTTCCCGAGCGGCGCTTCTTCAAGGCCAGCCAGCAGACCGCCACCATCGTCGCCAACCGCTCGACCCTCAAGGAAGACCTGTACCTGGTGTACGCGGGCAAGAGCGAGACCGACCGCCCCATCCTGAAGGCGCACGTGAACCCGCTGGTGATGTGGGTGTGGATCGGGATCTGGGTGCTGATCGCGGGCACCGGCATCGCGCTCGTCCCCAACGCCGCCCCGCTGGCCGTGCGCCAGCCCAGCCGCGCCCAGGCCGCCGCCGTCGAGGTGGGTGACTGA